One window of Quercus robur chromosome 12, dhQueRobu3.1, whole genome shotgun sequence genomic DNA carries:
- the LOC126710470 gene encoding uncharacterized protein LOC126710470 isoform X1, with amino-acid sequence MVARNSSDWLPSGWTVDLKVQKSGREIRSYKNLETGQKFFSKEDVLNYIKSRRSDSGKPQPTNRRIKRHSKVSSKTIVVKTNEHPDWLPNDWNVEVRTRHSGSKIGAKYKCYIDPLAGCRFYSKPEVLRYLKTIKRKTSTSNKRKTDNGISSVAVEKHKVEDLPRGWIKEIKIKKNAHGIRRDPYYTDPKSGYVFRSKKDVLRYLESGEISRHALKPKKSCINNAELINSEISPSSAAKRQKLNHPATRRRLFAGKGSSALSLEGKGTSALSKKGKGTSALSKKGKGSSDKSSLEAAEGKSTNRGQGNKVSAEQEDAFAPTTQIVQDKNLIGNTNEFAEIKENSNPGRSALPKANGSQRKGQPESLPAKSEPVLTPTANTLQEKNGFENVKEKRSTRKNLINSSKSRKKKEFNLPFRSSKRLAGLEPEQIVNSVSSHQAFQVSSTKFGESGTSPDACLATNSLSNEASQQFKDEQGTMNAPQSSLDMNDGLHGEPSEKSKEPHKKNQAANIEQLEMLETEKVDEEKLEEQCCLVENSWSDPCLEFAIKTLTGALPLESTSNDGHVLMPSADIPQIENSLEDGIKKSSNRKTQVNLKKSMNKKELNLPCRSSKRVSGFELEIMANTISSEQALQNTSRETCESEATVPLVLADGASQQLEAGLHMEFAHHASTIIDTPLLGDSSNKSEKTPAVEVQVVPEEQLQLPETEIMPEPQELPFPFSDSWSDPCLEFAFKTLTGAIPVEDNLAQGYFQEELDISHTRRDSGLALPDFGSHNFFQNDITSHFDLPEKSETGHQPSMSSSLSTPGTVSLPSCSGIGSQPCLEGNKDLHGKVNS; translated from the exons tcATACAAGAATTTGGAAACTGGGCAGAAGTTCTTCTCCAAAGAAGATGTTCTAAACTATATAAAATCCAGAAGAAGTGACAGTGGAAAGCCTCAACCAACTAATAGACGCATCAAAAGGCACTCTAAAGTCAGTTCTAAGACA ATTGTGGTAAAAACAAATGAACATCCTGACTGGTTACCTAATGATTGGAATGTGGAGGTTAGGACCCGTCACAGTGGTTCAAAAATTGGAGCAAAATACAAG TGTTACATTGATCCCTTGGCTGGATGTAGATTCTATTCCAAGCCAGAGGTATTGCGATATCTCAAAACTATAAAGCGCAAAACCTCTACGTCCAATAAGAGGAAGACAGATAATGGCATATCTTCG GTTGCGGTTGAGAAGCATAAGGTGGAGGATTTACCACGTGGGTGGATAAAGGAAATCAAGATTAAAAAGAATGCACATGGAATTAGAAGGGACCCG TATTACACAGATCCCAAAAGTGGATATGTTTTCCGCTCCAAAAAGGATGTTTTGCGCTATCTAGAAAGTGGAGAGATTAGTAGACATGCATTGAAACCAAAGAAAAGTTGCATTAACAATGCAGAGTTGATTAACAGTGAAATATCA CCATCATCTGCAGCTAAAAGGCAGAAATTAAATCACCCAGCAACCAGACGGAGGCTTTTTGCAG GTAAGGGTAGTTCTGCTCTATCATTAGAAGGTAAGGGAACTTCTGCTCTATCAAAAAAAGGTAAGGGAACTTCAGCTCTATCAAAAAAAGGTAAGGGAAGTTCTGATAAGAGCAGCTTAGAAGCAGCTGAAGGCAAGAGCACAAACAGAGGGCAAGGAAATAAAGTATCTGCTGAACAGGAAGATGCTTTTGCTCCCACAACTCAGATTGTCCAAGACAAGAATTTGATAGGGAACACAAATGAGTTCGCTGAAATCAAGGAAAATTCAAATCCGGGCAGGTCAGCATTGCCTAAAGCTAATGGATCCCAGAGAAAAGGTCAACCAGAAAGTCTCCCTGCTAAATCTGAGCCTGTTTTAACTCCTACAGCTAATACCCTGCAAGAGAAGAATGGCTTTGAGAATGTGAAGGAAAAGAGAAGCACTAGGAAAAATCTGATTAACTCGAGCAAATCcaggaagaagaaagagtttAATTTGCCTTTTCGGTCTTCGAAACGACTTGCTGGGCTTGAACCTGAGCAGATTGTCAACTCAGTTTCCAGTCACCAAgcttttcaagtttcaagtacGAAGTTTGGTGAAAGTGGAACCAGTCCAGATGCATGTTTGGCCACAAATAGTTTGTCAAATGAAGCATCTCAGCAGTTCAAGGATGAGCAAGGAACAATGAATGCACCTCAATCTTCTCTGGACATGAATGATGGATTACATGGAGAGCCATCAGAAAAGAGCAAAGAGCCTCATAAAAAAAACCAAGCTGCTAACATAGAGCAACTGGAGATGCTGGAAACTGAAAAAGTGGATGAGGAGAAACTAGAAGAACAGTGCTGTTTGGTTGAGAATTCTTGGTCAGACCCATGCCTAGAATTTGCAATCAAGACTCTTACAGGTGCATTACCACTGGAGAGCACTTCTAATGATGGGCATGTTTTGATGCCTTCAGCTGACATCCCACAAATAGAAAACTCCCTTGAGGATGGAATAAAAAAGAGCAGCAATAGAAAAACTCAGGTCAACTTGAAGAAATCCATGAATAAGAAAGAGCTTAACTTGCCTTGTCGGTCTTCAAAACGAGTTTCTGGATTTGAACTTGAGATAATGGCAAACACCATTTCCAGTGAACAAGCTCTTCAAAATACAAGTAGAGAGACTTGTGAAAGTGAAGCCACTGTACCTTTGGTTTTGGCAGATGGAGCATCTCAGCAGCTTGAGGCTGGACTTCACATGGAGTTTGCACATCATGCTTCTACCATCATAGACACTCCATTACTTGGAGATTCATCAAACAAGAGCGAAAAGACTCCTGCAGTTGAAGTCCAAGTTGTTCCTGAAGAGCAACTGCAGTTGCCTGAAACTGAAATAATGCCAGAACCACAGGAGCTACCCTTTCCCTTCAGTGATTCTTGGTCTGACCCATGCCTAGAATTTGCATTCAAGACTCTCACAGGTGCAATACCTGTGGAAGATAATTTGGCACAAGGATACTTCCAGGAAGAACTTGACATCTCTCACACGAGGAGGGATAGTGGTTTGGCATTGCCAGATTTTGGCTCACACAACTTTTTCCAAAATGATATTACTTCTCATTTTGATCTACCAGAAAAATCTGAGACAGGACATCAACCATCCATGAGTTCTTCACTCTCTACCCCAGGAACTGTGAGCTTGCCGAGTTGCAGTGGAATTGGTTCTCAGCCTTGCTTGGAGGGCAATAAGGACCTTCATGGAAAGGTTAACTCTTAG
- the LOC126710470 gene encoding uncharacterized protein LOC126710470 isoform X2, translated as MVARNSSDWLPSGWTVDLKVQKSGREIRSYKNLETGQKFFSKEDVLNYIKSRRSDSGKPQPTNRRIKRHSKVSSKTIVVKTNEHPDWLPNDWNVEVRTRHSGSKIGAKYKCYIDPLAGCRFYSKPEVLRYLKTIKRKTSTSNKRKTDNGISSVAVEKHKVEDLPRGWIKEIKIKKNAHGIRRDPPSSAAKRQKLNHPATRRRLFAGKGSSALSLEGKGTSALSKKGKGTSALSKKGKGSSDKSSLEAAEGKSTNRGQGNKVSAEQEDAFAPTTQIVQDKNLIGNTNEFAEIKENSNPGRSALPKANGSQRKGQPESLPAKSEPVLTPTANTLQEKNGFENVKEKRSTRKNLINSSKSRKKKEFNLPFRSSKRLAGLEPEQIVNSVSSHQAFQVSSTKFGESGTSPDACLATNSLSNEASQQFKDEQGTMNAPQSSLDMNDGLHGEPSEKSKEPHKKNQAANIEQLEMLETEKVDEEKLEEQCCLVENSWSDPCLEFAIKTLTGALPLESTSNDGHVLMPSADIPQIENSLEDGIKKSSNRKTQVNLKKSMNKKELNLPCRSSKRVSGFELEIMANTISSEQALQNTSRETCESEATVPLVLADGASQQLEAGLHMEFAHHASTIIDTPLLGDSSNKSEKTPAVEVQVVPEEQLQLPETEIMPEPQELPFPFSDSWSDPCLEFAFKTLTGAIPVEDNLAQGYFQEELDISHTRRDSGLALPDFGSHNFFQNDITSHFDLPEKSETGHQPSMSSSLSTPGTVSLPSCSGIGSQPCLEGNKDLHGKVNS; from the exons tcATACAAGAATTTGGAAACTGGGCAGAAGTTCTTCTCCAAAGAAGATGTTCTAAACTATATAAAATCCAGAAGAAGTGACAGTGGAAAGCCTCAACCAACTAATAGACGCATCAAAAGGCACTCTAAAGTCAGTTCTAAGACA ATTGTGGTAAAAACAAATGAACATCCTGACTGGTTACCTAATGATTGGAATGTGGAGGTTAGGACCCGTCACAGTGGTTCAAAAATTGGAGCAAAATACAAG TGTTACATTGATCCCTTGGCTGGATGTAGATTCTATTCCAAGCCAGAGGTATTGCGATATCTCAAAACTATAAAGCGCAAAACCTCTACGTCCAATAAGAGGAAGACAGATAATGGCATATCTTCG GTTGCGGTTGAGAAGCATAAGGTGGAGGATTTACCACGTGGGTGGATAAAGGAAATCAAGATTAAAAAGAATGCACATGGAATTAGAAGGGACCCG CCATCATCTGCAGCTAAAAGGCAGAAATTAAATCACCCAGCAACCAGACGGAGGCTTTTTGCAG GTAAGGGTAGTTCTGCTCTATCATTAGAAGGTAAGGGAACTTCTGCTCTATCAAAAAAAGGTAAGGGAACTTCAGCTCTATCAAAAAAAGGTAAGGGAAGTTCTGATAAGAGCAGCTTAGAAGCAGCTGAAGGCAAGAGCACAAACAGAGGGCAAGGAAATAAAGTATCTGCTGAACAGGAAGATGCTTTTGCTCCCACAACTCAGATTGTCCAAGACAAGAATTTGATAGGGAACACAAATGAGTTCGCTGAAATCAAGGAAAATTCAAATCCGGGCAGGTCAGCATTGCCTAAAGCTAATGGATCCCAGAGAAAAGGTCAACCAGAAAGTCTCCCTGCTAAATCTGAGCCTGTTTTAACTCCTACAGCTAATACCCTGCAAGAGAAGAATGGCTTTGAGAATGTGAAGGAAAAGAGAAGCACTAGGAAAAATCTGATTAACTCGAGCAAATCcaggaagaagaaagagtttAATTTGCCTTTTCGGTCTTCGAAACGACTTGCTGGGCTTGAACCTGAGCAGATTGTCAACTCAGTTTCCAGTCACCAAgcttttcaagtttcaagtacGAAGTTTGGTGAAAGTGGAACCAGTCCAGATGCATGTTTGGCCACAAATAGTTTGTCAAATGAAGCATCTCAGCAGTTCAAGGATGAGCAAGGAACAATGAATGCACCTCAATCTTCTCTGGACATGAATGATGGATTACATGGAGAGCCATCAGAAAAGAGCAAAGAGCCTCATAAAAAAAACCAAGCTGCTAACATAGAGCAACTGGAGATGCTGGAAACTGAAAAAGTGGATGAGGAGAAACTAGAAGAACAGTGCTGTTTGGTTGAGAATTCTTGGTCAGACCCATGCCTAGAATTTGCAATCAAGACTCTTACAGGTGCATTACCACTGGAGAGCACTTCTAATGATGGGCATGTTTTGATGCCTTCAGCTGACATCCCACAAATAGAAAACTCCCTTGAGGATGGAATAAAAAAGAGCAGCAATAGAAAAACTCAGGTCAACTTGAAGAAATCCATGAATAAGAAAGAGCTTAACTTGCCTTGTCGGTCTTCAAAACGAGTTTCTGGATTTGAACTTGAGATAATGGCAAACACCATTTCCAGTGAACAAGCTCTTCAAAATACAAGTAGAGAGACTTGTGAAAGTGAAGCCACTGTACCTTTGGTTTTGGCAGATGGAGCATCTCAGCAGCTTGAGGCTGGACTTCACATGGAGTTTGCACATCATGCTTCTACCATCATAGACACTCCATTACTTGGAGATTCATCAAACAAGAGCGAAAAGACTCCTGCAGTTGAAGTCCAAGTTGTTCCTGAAGAGCAACTGCAGTTGCCTGAAACTGAAATAATGCCAGAACCACAGGAGCTACCCTTTCCCTTCAGTGATTCTTGGTCTGACCCATGCCTAGAATTTGCATTCAAGACTCTCACAGGTGCAATACCTGTGGAAGATAATTTGGCACAAGGATACTTCCAGGAAGAACTTGACATCTCTCACACGAGGAGGGATAGTGGTTTGGCATTGCCAGATTTTGGCTCACACAACTTTTTCCAAAATGATATTACTTCTCATTTTGATCTACCAGAAAAATCTGAGACAGGACATCAACCATCCATGAGTTCTTCACTCTCTACCCCAGGAACTGTGAGCTTGCCGAGTTGCAGTGGAATTGGTTCTCAGCCTTGCTTGGAGGGCAATAAGGACCTTCATGGAAAGGTTAACTCTTAG